A window of Juglans regia cultivar Chandler chromosome 7, Walnut 2.0, whole genome shotgun sequence contains these coding sequences:
- the LOC108984459 gene encoding 3-ketoacyl-CoA synthase 1-like, with protein MDNERITAEMAFKDSSSAVIRVRRRLPDFLQSVKLKYVKLGYGYSRSPATILMFVLILPLAISLVLKLTNLQLDTVSELWTNQRVLFHNLINTDFACYKPDDKLKVTREFFLKMSEDSGAFQEESLQFQRRIIYRSGLGDETYLPKGITSRPPTLSMEEARSEAEAVMFGVVDAILDKTGIKAKDIGILVVNCSLFNPTPSLSSMIVNHFKLRTDVKSYNLGGVGCSAGLISIDLAKDLLNANPNTYALVVSTENITLNWYLGNDRSMLLSNCIFRMGGAAVLLSNRSRDWGRSKYKLVHTVRTHKGADDEDYNCVYQREDEKGTVGVQLSKDLMARAGHALKTNITTLGPLVLPFSEQFIFFVTLVKKKILKAKVKPYIPNFKLAFEHFCVHAGGRGGLDELEKNLQLSEGHLEPSRMTLHRFGNTSSSTLWYELAYTEAKGRVSGGDRVWQIAFGAGFKCNSAVWRAIRTIPVDVSRHNPWVDSIDRYPVKVPVA; from the exons ATGGATAACGAGAGAATAACGGCCGAAATGGCGTTTAAAGACTCGTCCTCCGCTGTTATCAGGGTCCGGAGACGCTTGCCAGATTTCTTACAGTCTGTGAAGCTAAAGTACGTCAAGTTAGGCTATGGCTACTCACGCAGCCCGGCCACTATTCTAATGTTCGTTTTGATTTTGCCTCTGGCCATTTCCTTGGTGCTTAAGCTCACCAATCTGCAACTAGACACCGTGTCTGAGTTATGGACAAACCAGAGAGTTTTGTTCCACAACCTCATTAATACAG ATTTTGCATGTTACAAGCCGGATGACAAACTAAAAGTTACTAGAGAGTTTTTCCTAAAGATGAGTGAAGATAGTGGAGCATTCCAGGAGGAGAGTCTCCAGTTTCAGAGACGAATAATATACAGGTCAGGTCTTGGTGACGAGACTTATCTACCAAAAGGAATTACGTCCAGACCGCCAACATTAAGCATGGAAGAGGCCCGGTCCGAGGCCGAGGCTGTTATGTTTGGTGTCGTGGATGCAATTCTAGACAAAACCGGAATTAAAGCAAAGGACATTGGAATCCTTGTTGTGAACTGTAGCTTATTCAATCCAACCCCATCTCTCTCCTCCATGATTGTGAACCACTTCAAGCTCCGAACCGACGTTAAGTCCTACAACCTCGGCGGCGTGGGTTGCAGCGCTGGCCTTATTTCCATCGACCTCGCAAAAGATCTCCTTAATGCAAACCCAAACACGTATGCCCTCGTCGTAAGCACCGAAAACATTACTCTCAATTGGTACTTAGGCAACGACCGATCGATGTTGTTATCTAATTGCATATTCCGCATGGGGGGTGCAGCCGTGCTGCTATCGAACCGGTCACGGGATTGGGGCCGTTCCAAGTACAAGCTGGTCCACACTGTTCGAACCCACAAAGGCGCGGACGACGAAGATTACAACTGTGTCTATCAAAGAGAGGACGAAAAAGGAACTGTCGGGGTTCAACTCTCTAAAGATTTAATGGCGCGGGCCGGACATGCATTGAAAACGAATATCACGACCCTGGGTCCTTTGGTTCTGCCATTTTCTGAGCAATTCATCTTCTTTGTTACGttggtgaagaagaagatcctGAAGGCGAAGGTGAAGCCATATATACCGAACTTCAAGCTGGCTTTCGAGCACTTCTGCGTACATGCAGGCGGGAGAGGAGGGTTGGACGAGTTGGAGAAAAACTTACAACTCAGTGAGGGGCACTTAGAGCCGTCGAGGATGACGCTGCATCGTTTCGGGAACACGTCGAGTAGTACGTTATGGTACGAGTTGGCATATACGGAGGCAAAGGGTCGGGTTTCAGGGGGCGACAGGGTCTGGCAGATTGCTTTCGGCGCAGGTTTCAAGTGTAACAGCGCGGTATGGAGAGCAATAAGAACGATTCCAGTGGACGTTTCCCGACATAACCCATGGGTTGACTCAATCGATAGGTACCCGGTTAAGGTTCCTGTTGCATAG